The Polynucleobacter sp. MWH-UH35A genomic interval GGTAGATCAGGTGTAGGTGCGGTAATGGGAAGCAAGAACCTGAAGGCGATTGCTGTTAGAGGAACTCAGGGTGTGGGTAATATTCGGGATCCAAAAGCATTTATGGCGGCAACTTCAGCTGCCAAAGCAGTGTTGGCTGGAAATGCAGTGACTGGTCAAGGATTGCCAACCTATGGCACCCAAGTATTAATGAATGTGATTAACGAGGTTGGTGGATTGCCAACTCGAAATCACCAGGATGTTCAGTTTGATGGTGCTAAAGATATTTCTGCTGAAGCAATGGCTACCCCGCGTGCAAGCGATGGCAAAGCCCATTTAGTAACCAACCAAGCTTGCTTTGCCTGCACTATTGCATGCGGTCGAATTTCTAAGATTGATGAAACGCATTTCACTGTTGAAAACAAGCCGCAGTATTTTGGCGCAAGTGGGGGCTTGGAGTATGAAGCGGCCTGGGCACTTGGTGCGGCAAATGGAGTGAATGATCTTGAGGCATTGCAGTTTGCCAACATGCTGTGTAATGAAGATGGCTTTGATCCAATTTCATTCGGGGCTACAGTTGGCGCTGTCATGGAGCTTTATGAGATGGGCGTTTTAACGAAAGAGCAGCTCGGAATTGAGGCCCCGTTTGGTTCAGCAAAGGCGCTGAGTTATTTTGCTGAAATTACCGCTAACGGTATTGGGTTTGGTAAGGAACTTGGTCAAGGTTCAGCACGCCTTACTAAAAAGTATGGACATCCAGACCTGTCAATGAGCGTGAAGGGGCAAGAGTTCCCGGCTTATGACGGTCGTGTAATTCAAGGAATTGGTTTGGCATATGCCACATCTAATCGAGGTGCTTGTCACTTGCGTGGTTACACCATTGCCTCTGAAGTATTGGGTATTCCAGTGAAAACAGAGCCTGCTGATACGCAAGGCAAGCCTGAATTAGTGAAGGCTTTCCAAGATGCCACTGCTGCGTTTGATTCTGCCGGTATTTGCATCTTTACGAGTTTTGCTTGGACACTTGCGGACGTAGCTCCTCAATTGCAAGCCGCCTGTGGCGATGAATTTACTGTGGAAAATTTAACTACCATTGGTGAGCGTATCTGGAATATGGAGCGTGACTTTAATAATCGCGCTGGCTTTACGAGTAAAGACGATAAGTTGCCAAAACGTTTAATGACAGAAGCGGCAAAGACGGGTCCTGGCAAAGGAACGGTCAGTGGACTAGATACTATGCTACCGGAGTACTACAAGATTCGCGGTTGGGATAAAGAAGGTCGCCCAAGTGAAGAAACTTTAAAACGCTTAGGACTTTGATTCGCCCCATGAAGCATGTCATTTTAGGTAATGGCCCAGCTGGAG includes:
- a CDS encoding aldehyde ferredoxin oxidoreductase family protein, which produces MSWAGKLLRVNLSKGTCQSEPINMQWAKEYLGSRGLASKYLVEELDPKVDPLSPDNKIIWATGPLTGTMASTGGRYTVVTKGPLTGAIACSNSGGYWGAELKMAGWDMVIFEGKSPKPVYLFIENDRAELIDATDLWGKTVWETEPAIKSKHQDPQIRVSCIGRAGENQVLYAAVVNDLHRAAGRSGVGAVMGSKNLKAIAVRGTQGVGNIRDPKAFMAATSAAKAVLAGNAVTGQGLPTYGTQVLMNVINEVGGLPTRNHQDVQFDGAKDISAEAMATPRASDGKAHLVTNQACFACTIACGRISKIDETHFTVENKPQYFGASGGLEYEAAWALGAANGVNDLEALQFANMLCNEDGFDPISFGATVGAVMELYEMGVLTKEQLGIEAPFGSAKALSYFAEITANGIGFGKELGQGSARLTKKYGHPDLSMSVKGQEFPAYDGRVIQGIGLAYATSNRGACHLRGYTIASEVLGIPVKTEPADTQGKPELVKAFQDATAAFDSAGICIFTSFAWTLADVAPQLQAACGDEFTVENLTTIGERIWNMERDFNNRAGFTSKDDKLPKRLMTEAAKTGPGKGTVSGLDTMLPEYYKIRGWDKEGRPSEETLKRLGL